A window from Primulina huaijiensis isolate GDHJ02 chromosome 11, ASM1229523v2, whole genome shotgun sequence encodes these proteins:
- the LOC140987582 gene encoding transcription factor MYC2-like — translation MNPWTATSNTSTLAAAGDGEASIMDAFMSSSDLSCFWPSQQPFYAATPNPPPPSTDHSKPTSSAKIFNQETLQQRLLALIEGARESWTYAIFWQSSVIEYGGPSVLGWGDGYYKGEENKVKRNTLSSPAEQEHRKKVIKELNSLISGSQASPDDAVDEEVTDTEWFFLISMTQSFANGFGLPGQAMYSSSPVWVTGTERLLASHCERAQQAQGFGLQTLVCIPSPNGVVELGSTEPIFQSSDLMNKVRFLFNFNGMEMGSGSGSGSWALAENDPSALWLTEPSSSAVDTKDSFNNNNTNVQVSSIPSSITSNQIVFGNENPSSSTVTENPQQQNQGFLAKDLKFSKFGPNGTSNVRNGEILSFGESSTRSICGGNVNLFGAQEENNNNSTSKNKKRSPVPRGSHEEGMLSFTSGAILQTSSMVKTDANGGLESDHSDLEVSVVKEAESSRVVDPEKRPRKRGRKPANGREEPLNHVEAERQRREKLNQRFYALRAVVPNVSKMDKASLLGDAISYINDLKVKLQNVESDKDDLRSQLESMKKELVAKGSVTSPMSNDQKKSSSGGITAIDMDIDVKIIGWDVMIRVQCSKKNHPAARLMVALKELNLDVHHASVSVVNDLMIQQATVKMEGYFFSQDQLRAALTSKISETR, via the coding sequence ATGAATCCTTGGACAGCTACCAGTAATACTTCTACGCTAGCGGCGGCGGGTGACGGGGAGGCTTCGATAATGGATGCTTTCATGTCCTCCTCCGATCTGTCTTGTTTTTGGCCTTCGCAACAACCCTTTTACGCCGCCACGCCAAACCCTCCTCCGCCGTCCACCGACCACTCCAAGCCCACCTCCTCCGCCAAGATTTTCAACCAAGAAACGCTGCAGCAGCGTCTGCTGGCCCTGATTGAGGGGGCCCGAGAGAGCTGGACCTACGCCATTTTCTGGCAGTCTTCCGTTATTGAATATGGCGGTCCATCTGTTCTGGGTTGGGGAGATGGATACTACAAAGGGGAGGAGAACAAGGTCAAGAGGAATACTCTGTCTTCCCCCGCGGAGCAGGAGCACAGGAAGAAGGTAATAAAGGAGTTGAATTCTTTGATTTCGGGCTCTCAGGCTTCGCCCGATGACGCCGTGGATGAAGAGGTTACTGATACTGAGTGGTTTTTCCTGATTTCTATGACTCAATCCTTTGCCAACGGGTTTGGGCTTCCGGGTCAGGCTATGTACAGCTCTAGCCCGGTGTGGGTGACTGGAACTGAGAGGCTTTTGGCGTCCCACTGTGAGCGGGCCCAACAGGCACAGGGTTTCGGACTTCAAACTCTGGTGTGCATACCATCTCCAAATGGAGTCGTGGAGCTTGGCTCCACTGAACCCATTTTCCAGAGCTCGGATCTCATGAACAAGGTCAGATTCTTGTTCAACTTCAATGGAATGGAAATGGGTTCGGGCTCAGGATCGGGCTCTTGGGCCTTGGCTGAGAACGATCCTTCAGCCTTATGGTTGACCGAGCCTTCTTCTTCTGCTGTGGATACAAAAGATTCATTCAATAACAACAATACTAATGTTCAAGTGAGTTCAATTCCTTCTAGTATTACTAGCAATCAAATTGTGTTTGGTAATGAAAATCCAAGTTCCAGTACTGTAACTGAGAACCCACAGCAGCAAAATCAGGGATTTCTtgcaaaagatttgaaattttcaaaattcgggcccAACGGGACGAGCAATGTCAGGAATGGGGAGATTCTTAGTTTTGGTGAGAGTTCTACAAGGAGTATTTGTGGTGGAAATGTGAATTTGTTTGGTGCTCAGGAAGAGAACAATAACAATAGTACTTCTAAAAACAAGAAGAGGTCTCCGGTTCCGAGGGGTAGTCATGAAGAGGGCATGCTATCATTCACTTCGGGTGCGATTTTGCAAACTTCAAGTATGGTGAAAACCGATGCTAATGGTGGGCTCGAGTCGGATCATTCAGATCTTGAGGTATCGGTGGTGAAGGAGGCGGAGAGTAGTAGGGTCGTTGACCCCGAAAAACGACCAAGAAAGCGAGGGAGAAAACCAGCAAATGGTAGAGAAGAGCCTTTGAATCATGTTGAGGCGGAAAGGCAGAGGAGGGAAAAGTTGAATCAAAGGTTCTATGCTCTTCGAGCTGTCGTACCAAATGTGTCGAAAATGGACAAGGCTTCACTTCTCGGTGACGCCATTTCATATATTAATGATTTGAAGGTGAAGCTTCAAAATGTTGAATCGGATAAAGATGATTTGAGGTCTCAACTCGAATCGATGAAGAAGGAATTGGTTGCCAAAGGATCGGTTACATCTCCAATGAGCAACGATCAAAAGAAGTCAAGCAGTGGTGGGATCACGGCCATTGATATGGACATTGACGTTAAGATCATCGGTTGGGATGTGATGATACGAGTCCAATgtagtaaaaaaaatcatcctGCAGCAAGATTGATGGTTGCTCTTAAAGAGCTGAATCTAGATGTTCATCATGCCAGCGTATCGGTGGTGAACGATTTGATGATCCAACAGGCAACAGTGAAGATGGAGggttattttttttctcaagaTCAACTTAGGGCTGCTTTGACATCAAAAATTTCCGAAACTCGGTAG